From a single Adhaeribacter swui genomic region:
- the porV gene encoding type IX secretion system outer membrane channel protein PorV, with product MNKFFKSLLVAFPVTTLFISHLSNAQASFTGSNVVTTAVPVLTIAPDARSAGMGDVGVAISPDVNASFYNPAKLGFITTDFSASASYSPWLRNIINDMSISYVSAVKKVNERASFSASLLYFDLGDIQFTDNQGNPVQQFNPKEYTVSLAYGQQLSENLSLGVGARFIHSNLSAGINDSRPGNSAAADIGIYYTKDLTLGARNYNLALGGNISNIGAKIAYTNADRKDFLPTNLKLGTAFTMELDPYNTLTLAVDANKLLVPSQGANFGQSVPSAIFSSFTDAPGGFSEEMQEVVLNTGLEYWYNQLFAARLGYFYESPEKGDRHYLSLGLGIRTQKFGLDAAYLVPNQNRTSPLSNTIRFTLHLNLGTEDTTSPTE from the coding sequence ATGAATAAATTCTTCAAAAGTCTACTAGTAGCCTTTCCGGTTACTACTCTTTTTATTTCTCATTTATCTAATGCCCAAGCAAGCTTTACGGGTTCTAACGTTGTAACCACGGCCGTTCCGGTTTTAACCATTGCCCCCGATGCCCGTTCTGCTGGTATGGGCGATGTGGGAGTGGCTATTTCGCCGGATGTAAATGCCTCTTTTTATAACCCTGCGAAATTAGGTTTTATAACCACCGATTTTAGTGCCAGCGCGTCTTACTCGCCATGGTTACGCAACATCATTAATGATATGTCTATCTCTTATGTTTCGGCGGTGAAAAAAGTAAATGAACGGGCTTCTTTTTCGGCTTCCCTTCTTTACTTCGACTTAGGCGATATTCAGTTTACCGATAACCAAGGCAACCCGGTACAACAATTTAACCCGAAAGAATACACTGTAAGCCTAGCTTATGGCCAACAATTAAGCGAAAATTTAAGCTTAGGTGTTGGCGCCCGTTTTATTCATTCCAACCTTTCGGCGGGTATTAACGATTCCAGACCGGGTAACTCTGCCGCCGCGGATATTGGTATATACTATACCAAAGACCTTACCCTGGGTGCCCGAAATTATAACCTAGCCTTAGGTGGTAATATATCTAATATTGGGGCTAAAATCGCTTATACCAACGCCGACCGGAAAGACTTTTTACCTACAAATTTAAAATTAGGTACGGCCTTTACCATGGAGTTAGATCCTTACAATACTTTAACTTTGGCCGTAGATGCTAATAAATTGTTAGTGCCGTCACAAGGTGCTAATTTCGGCCAGAGTGTACCTAGCGCCATTTTTAGCTCATTTACTGATGCTCCTGGTGGCTTTAGCGAAGAAATGCAGGAAGTTGTTTTAAATACAGGTTTAGAGTATTGGTACAATCAATTATTTGCCGCTCGTTTAGGTTATTTTTACGAAAGTCCGGAAAAAGGCGACCGTCATTATTTAAGTTTAGGTTTAGGCATCCGGACACAGAAATTTGGCTTAGATGCCGCTTACCTAGTTCCTAACCAAAACAGAACCAGCCCATTATCTAACACTATTCGCTTTACATTACACTTAAACTTAGGTACTGAAGATACAACCAGCCCAACTGAATAA
- a CDS encoding OmpA family protein: MKYTYTNVFILLLVVALGSLPARLQAQSALRKADQYFNSYKYALAIEEYKKAIESKPPTLAVMQRLADANRLSNRSVAAESWYAEVVKNPEADPINIMYYAQMLHTNGKYDEAKVQYLQYAEKQPAEAAQARKLADACDTAAQWLKRSPLFEVKAATELNTLYSDFSPIPYKNGIIFTSDRSVAGAGKTKEKIFGWTGRPYLKLYSSEKNGLTWSKPTLLTSNINATYHNGPAALDSVKSTIYFTRTNLVKLKNTKANPDPTSWVENPFASGFINRLEIYFAEKQGEKWADAKPFAYNKIEEYSVGHPVLSPDGNLLYFVSDMPGGFGLTDIYYCERMGNGSWSKPVNAGNTINTSGREMFPAFDQNGTLYFSSDGHAGFGGLDLFSAKGERSTWSAVTNLMAPINSSRNDYGMLVEGAGQTGLFSSDRFSEEATADIYSFSMIQQPAVLAVTTLERLAGQIGKKSLMPLSNVRLRLTQPNSRDSIIVTSDKKGHYYFNVFKGNNYALLGSKANFLTQPADVQISLNAPDTVNVTLLFDRIQTNTPISLANIYFDLNKWEIRPDAALELDKLAATLLANPKVKIEMGSHCDSREGDNYNQLLSELRAEATVNYLVSQGVARERLTARGYGESQPVNRCVDGVSCSEEEHQQNRRTTFKIQKELASK, encoded by the coding sequence ATGAAATATACTTATACAAACGTTTTTATTTTATTACTGGTAGTTGCACTAGGCAGCTTACCTGCCCGATTGCAGGCTCAATCGGCTCTCCGGAAAGCGGACCAATATTTTAATAGCTATAAATATGCTCTGGCAATAGAAGAATACAAGAAGGCTATTGAAAGCAAACCACCTACGCTGGCTGTTATGCAACGTTTAGCCGATGCTAACCGGCTCAGCAACCGTTCGGTAGCAGCGGAGTCTTGGTACGCCGAAGTAGTGAAAAACCCGGAAGCAGACCCCATAAACATTATGTACTATGCCCAAATGCTTCATACCAATGGCAAGTACGATGAAGCTAAAGTACAATACCTGCAATACGCCGAAAAGCAACCTGCTGAAGCTGCCCAAGCACGTAAGTTAGCGGATGCCTGCGATACTGCAGCGCAATGGTTAAAACGTTCTCCTTTGTTTGAGGTAAAAGCAGCTACAGAACTTAACACGTTGTACTCTGATTTTAGCCCAATTCCGTATAAGAATGGCATTATCTTCACTTCGGACCGGAGCGTAGCTGGAGCGGGAAAAACCAAAGAGAAAATTTTCGGTTGGACTGGCCGTCCTTATTTAAAGTTGTACTCCAGCGAAAAAAATGGGCTTACCTGGTCTAAACCAACTCTGCTAACTTCTAACATTAATGCAACTTACCATAATGGTCCGGCCGCTTTAGATTCCGTTAAATCTACCATTTACTTTACGCGCACTAATCTGGTAAAATTAAAAAATACAAAGGCTAATCCGGACCCAACCAGTTGGGTAGAAAATCCATTTGCTTCTGGTTTTATTAACCGCCTGGAAATCTATTTTGCTGAGAAACAAGGTGAAAAATGGGCGGATGCTAAGCCTTTTGCTTATAATAAAATAGAAGAATATTCGGTAGGCCATCCTGTTCTATCACCCGATGGGAACCTCCTTTACTTTGTTTCGGATATGCCCGGTGGTTTTGGCCTTACTGATATCTACTACTGCGAACGTATGGGCAATGGCTCCTGGAGCAAACCAGTAAATGCCGGTAATACTATTAATACCAGCGGACGCGAAATGTTTCCTGCTTTCGATCAAAATGGAACCCTGTACTTTTCTTCTGATGGACATGCCGGTTTCGGCGGACTTGATTTGTTTTCTGCTAAAGGCGAACGTTCAACGTGGTCAGCGGTAACTAATTTAATGGCGCCTATCAATTCTTCGCGGAACGATTACGGCATGTTAGTAGAAGGCGCCGGACAAACCGGTTTGTTTTCTTCCGATCGTTTTAGCGAGGAAGCAACAGCAGATATTTATAGCTTTTCTATGATTCAGCAGCCTGCTGTACTAGCCGTAACTACTTTAGAGCGTTTAGCCGGCCAGATTGGTAAAAAAAGTTTAATGCCTCTCAGCAATGTTCGTTTGCGTTTAACCCAACCCAATAGCCGTGACTCCATAATAGTTACCTCTGATAAAAAAGGACATTATTACTTCAATGTATTTAAAGGAAATAATTATGCTTTGCTAGGATCTAAAGCTAATTTCTTAACCCAGCCAGCAGACGTGCAGATTTCTTTAAATGCGCCAGATACCGTAAATGTTACTTTACTTTTTGATCGCATTCAAACAAATACCCCTATTTCTTTAGCAAACATCTATTTTGATTTAAATAAATGGGAAATCCGTCCGGATGCAGCGTTAGAACTAGATAAATTAGCCGCTACTTTACTGGCAAATCCTAAAGTGAAAATAGAAATGGGATCGCATTGCGATAGCCGCGAGGGAGATAATTACAATCAATTACTTTCTGAACTGCGTGCTGAAGCAACTGTAAATTACTTGGTATCTCAAGGTGTAGCCCGGGAACGGTTAACAGCCCGAGGGTACGGCGAGTCTCAACCGGTAAACAGATGCGTAGATGGCGTTTCTTGTTCGGAAGAAGAACACCAACAAAATCGCCGGACTACATTTAAAATTCAAAAAGAATTAGCTTCGAAGTAA
- a CDS encoding TonB-dependent receptor: MKISLLILVLSFLVSASFAQRQYSGKVIAATTQQPLAGASISILGASDGTITNDKGYFSLTIPSEEDTIVISIVGYFPKKLKAAVLQNTRLIYLQIADKALQEVVISGYATNRPIQQTAASVGLLTPRELERFSTTSLVPALNTLPGVRMEERATASYRLSIRGSSLRAPFGVRNVKMYLNDVPLVEANGTLPVNLIDAGTIGRIEVLKGPAGSVYGAGTGGTVRLETIRPNAGESSLESSYLAGSYGLRRYTATAATGSEKSGFLVRYAKQQLDGYRQQSAMDRDAVLLTGQLYPSDKQTFSFHGYFTDLYYQLPGALTREQYNANPRAARQINIDQKTSLSLQGINLGMGHQYQFNEHWSNNTALFGVFSFLDNPFTTDYERNANQSFGGRTQTTYATSISDLPARFTLGGEYQHSFVNSRHYENKVGEPGKLNFDDEVSTDQGFVFAQTETNLPGNFIFTLGASLNFMRYDLARVSDADTTSNYRNEKPINPQFSPRIALLKVINPNLSAHGSISTGFSPPTDSEIRPSDGSFNTRLQPERGLNYELGFRGSALQQKLSFDLVGFWFKLHETIVSRTNPDGIVIFDNAGATRQQGIEAALAYTFIQNANRPVKLFKVWSTYAYSHFRFQDYVQNDADYSGNKLTGTPPHVWLMGLDFESQFGLYANVTSNYTSKLPLNDANTVYADSYLLLGARAGIRRQLCTKWQAELYGGIDNALDKKYSLGNDLNGFGGRYFQAAPNRNYYAGVQLKFLIKNK, from the coding sequence ATGAAAATTTCTTTACTGATTTTAGTTCTAAGTTTTTTAGTATCAGCATCTTTTGCGCAAAGGCAATATTCAGGTAAAGTTATAGCAGCTACAACGCAGCAACCATTAGCAGGGGCAAGTATCAGTATTCTGGGAGCGAGCGATGGCACAATAACAAACGACAAAGGATATTTCTCTTTAACAATCCCCTCGGAAGAAGATACTATTGTAATTTCTATAGTAGGATATTTCCCTAAGAAATTAAAGGCGGCAGTCCTGCAAAATACAAGATTAATTTACTTGCAAATTGCTGATAAAGCGTTGCAGGAAGTAGTAATATCCGGTTATGCCACTAACCGCCCGATCCAGCAAACAGCTGCCTCGGTTGGGTTATTAACGCCCCGCGAGTTAGAGCGTTTTAGTACCACTTCCCTGGTGCCGGCTCTTAATACCTTACCAGGAGTACGGATGGAAGAACGGGCCACAGCCAGCTATCGATTATCCATCAGAGGGAGCAGTTTAAGGGCTCCGTTTGGGGTCCGGAACGTGAAGATGTACTTAAATGATGTGCCCTTAGTGGAAGCTAACGGAACTTTACCGGTTAATTTAATTGATGCGGGTACTATTGGGCGGATTGAAGTTTTAAAAGGGCCGGCAGGTAGCGTGTATGGCGCCGGTACCGGCGGTACAGTTCGTTTAGAAACAATCCGGCCAAATGCGGGAGAAAGTTCTTTGGAATCTAGTTATTTAGCCGGGTCATATGGCTTGCGCCGGTACACGGCCACGGCTGCTACTGGTTCAGAAAAGTCAGGTTTTTTGGTTCGTTATGCTAAGCAACAACTGGACGGATACCGCCAGCAAAGCGCTATGGACCGGGATGCCGTTTTATTAACCGGACAATTATACCCATCCGATAAACAGACCTTTAGTTTTCATGGCTATTTTACCGACTTATATTATCAATTACCCGGAGCCCTTACCCGGGAACAATACAATGCAAACCCACGGGCGGCCCGGCAAATAAATATTGATCAAAAAACATCGCTTTCATTGCAAGGCATTAATTTAGGCATGGGGCATCAATACCAGTTTAATGAACATTGGAGTAATAATACCGCTCTATTCGGGGTATTTTCTTTTCTGGATAATCCGTTTACTACGGATTACGAGCGTAATGCTAATCAGTCTTTTGGCGGCCGTACACAAACTACTTACGCAACTTCTATTTCGGATTTGCCTGCCCGGTTTACCTTAGGCGGGGAGTATCAGCACAGTTTTGTAAATTCACGGCATTATGAAAATAAAGTAGGAGAGCCGGGTAAGCTAAATTTTGACGATGAAGTATCTACAGATCAAGGTTTTGTTTTTGCCCAGACTGAGACCAATTTACCGGGCAATTTTATTTTTACATTAGGCGCTAGTTTAAACTTTATGCGTTACGATCTAGCCCGAGTATCTGATGCCGATACTACCAGTAACTACCGGAATGAAAAACCAATTAATCCTCAGTTTTCGCCCAGGATAGCTCTATTGAAGGTGATCAACCCTAATCTATCTGCTCATGGAAGTATTAGTACTGGTTTTTCACCTCCTACTGATTCAGAAATACGGCCATCGGATGGTAGCTTTAACACCCGCTTACAACCGGAGCGCGGCCTTAATTATGAATTGGGTTTTCGCGGTAGTGCCTTACAGCAAAAGCTTAGCTTTGATTTAGTGGGGTTTTGGTTTAAACTACATGAAACCATTGTAAGCCGAACTAATCCGGATGGAATTGTGATTTTTGATAACGCTGGCGCTACCCGGCAACAAGGTATTGAAGCAGCGTTGGCTTATACTTTTATTCAAAATGCCAACCGGCCGGTAAAACTTTTTAAAGTATGGAGCACTTATGCTTATAGCCATTTCCGGTTCCAGGATTATGTGCAAAACGATGCAGATTATTCGGGCAATAAGCTAACGGGTACGCCGCCCCACGTTTGGTTAATGGGCTTGGATTTTGAAAGCCAGTTCGGACTGTACGCAAATGTTACGTCTAATTATACCAGCAAATTACCACTGAATGATGCCAATACGGTTTATGCCGACTCTTACTTGCTGTTGGGGGCTCGGGCAGGAATCAGGCGGCAATTATGTACTAAGTGGCAAGCAGAACTCTACGGCGGAATTGATAATGCTTTGGATAAGAAATACAGTTTAGGAAACGACTTGAATGGCTTTGGCGGACGTTATTTTCAAGCTGCCCCAAACCGTAATTATTACGCGGGTGTTCAGTTAAAATTTTTAATTAAAAATAAATAA
- the porU gene encoding type IX secretion system sortase PorU, protein MLKSLFSFLLFWLSLSAFGQTAPHPQPILRRYADGSVLRTGEWYKIGVTTSGLYKLDKAALQKTGISTTNLSPQFIRLFGNGGGMLPQLNATPRTDDLVENAIYVAGETDGKFDDGDYVLFYAQGPHTWELEANKQTFRHQYNIYSDTAYYFLQVGQTAGLRVQNQALVTGATVTITSYQERLFHEDDLKNKLLSGRQWLGEEFSSFTLSRDFIFPVPAILPESIIQVKAAVVGDAPSNTSFNLKLNDTALGTIHVAGRGNFDYHPVGVFQVSTFEQNSSAVPFTNELKVNVTYNTAGNAAALGYLDYLEILMEAPLKLSGNQTLFRSLQNIYPGAVSSFTIGNMPPEAVVWDVTNPTQPQSLSLTHNGSEATFTTATDSLKEFIAFTGQDFPAPSFTGKVINQNLHELNKDGKLNLVIVTHPHFLPQAERLATHRQTHDNLQAKVVTTNQIYNEFSSGAQDVTAIRDFMKMLYDRKNAETPLYLLLFGDASYDYKAANTNNPANRTVNNTNYVPVYQSRESLDPLESYSSEDYYGFLDDNEGFWDETNFSNPDLLDIGIGRLPVRTLQEAEIIVNKLIHYNDPKTFGNWRNRLLLVADDGDGNEHLRDAEFLADYMKANHPGYNLRKIYLDMFKQENNASGQVSSEASASIDQGLNQGALLVNYTGHGSETTLAQEKIVTIPQINNWQNKDKLTFLVTATCEFGRYDDPARASGAEQALLNANGGAIGLISTTRPVYAGGNRVLNKNFFEYAFTPMNGQMPRLGDVLRLTKNSSLSQVNNRNFALLCDPSMRLAYPALQVSLDKVNNRVVTTGIDTLKALSTITLTGSIKDLNNTVATNFNGRVQTTVFEKETQINTLGDESANGVSNVRAVQIRENIIYDGIASVRDGLFSVTFMVPKDIAYNLGKGKISFYAYSDSGDAHGVYTDVIVGGASSTSPPDTKPPTIRLFMDDESFVSGGLTGTNTTLIAHIADESGINTTGVGIGHEITAILDNNKSKPISLNNYYTAEIDNYKAGQVRYPFTNLSVGEHTLTVKAWDNYNNSAESEIELIVASSEKLVLDQVFNFPNPVQDQTTFQFNHNRAGEDLDIKINIFNSTGSLIKTVTGTSFASKPQLKAISWNGLNENNQAISKGLYIYVLHVRSKRDGSEASKTQKLILLK, encoded by the coding sequence ATGCTTAAAAGCCTTTTTAGCTTTTTACTTTTTTGGTTATCCCTTTCGGCATTTGGTCAAACGGCGCCTCACCCCCAGCCGATATTACGCCGGTACGCCGATGGTTCGGTATTGCGTACTGGTGAGTGGTATAAAATTGGCGTTACTACCAGTGGTTTGTATAAACTAGATAAAGCTGCGCTGCAAAAAACAGGAATTAGTACTACCAATTTAAGCCCGCAGTTTATTCGCTTATTTGGCAATGGTGGCGGCATGTTGCCCCAACTTAACGCCACTCCCCGCACCGACGATTTAGTGGAGAATGCTATTTACGTAGCCGGCGAAACAGACGGCAAATTCGACGATGGCGACTATGTTTTATTTTACGCGCAAGGCCCGCATACCTGGGAGTTAGAAGCAAACAAACAAACCTTTCGGCATCAGTATAATATTTATTCCGATACTGCCTATTATTTTCTGCAGGTGGGCCAAACTGCTGGTTTACGCGTACAAAATCAAGCTTTGGTTACGGGGGCCACTGTCACCATTACCTCTTACCAGGAAAGACTTTTTCACGAAGATGATTTAAAAAACAAACTATTATCGGGTCGGCAATGGCTAGGCGAAGAGTTTAGTTCTTTTACCTTAAGCCGGGATTTTATTTTTCCTGTTCCGGCCATTTTACCCGAGTCAATTATTCAAGTAAAGGCAGCCGTAGTGGGCGATGCACCTTCCAACACTTCTTTTAATTTAAAACTGAATGACACGGCTTTAGGAACCATTCATGTGGCCGGACGAGGCAATTTTGATTATCATCCGGTAGGAGTATTTCAGGTGAGCACTTTTGAGCAAAACAGCAGCGCCGTACCTTTTACAAACGAACTTAAAGTAAATGTAACTTATAACACGGCCGGTAACGCCGCTGCCTTGGGGTATCTCGATTATTTAGAAATTTTAATGGAAGCGCCTTTAAAACTCAGCGGTAATCAAACCCTCTTCCGCTCCTTGCAAAATATCTATCCGGGCGCGGTATCCAGCTTTACTATTGGTAATATGCCACCAGAAGCTGTTGTCTGGGACGTAACCAATCCTACCCAACCACAAAGTTTATCTTTAACCCATAACGGCTCCGAAGCCACTTTTACTACCGCCACTGATTCGCTGAAAGAGTTTATTGCGTTTACCGGCCAAGATTTTCCGGCACCCAGTTTTACCGGAAAAGTAATTAATCAGAACCTGCACGAGTTAAATAAAGACGGAAAATTAAACCTGGTAATTGTAACTCATCCTCACTTTTTACCGCAAGCCGAACGGTTGGCCACTCACCGCCAAACCCACGATAACCTGCAGGCAAAGGTAGTTACCACAAATCAGATATATAACGAATTCTCTTCGGGAGCGCAGGATGTTACGGCCATCCGCGATTTTATGAAAATGCTGTATGATCGAAAAAATGCCGAAACGCCTTTATACCTGTTATTGTTTGGCGATGCTTCTTACGACTATAAAGCTGCAAATACCAATAACCCGGCAAACCGAACGGTAAACAACACCAACTACGTTCCGGTTTACCAATCCCGGGAGTCGTTAGATCCTTTAGAAAGTTATTCTTCGGAAGATTACTACGGTTTTTTAGACGACAACGAAGGCTTTTGGGATGAAACTAACTTCTCTAATCCGGACTTACTGGATATTGGTATTGGCCGTTTACCCGTACGCACATTGCAAGAAGCCGAAATAATAGTTAATAAACTCATTCACTACAACGATCCCAAAACTTTCGGTAATTGGCGCAATCGCTTGCTTTTAGTGGCGGATGATGGCGATGGCAACGAACATTTGCGCGATGCCGAATTTTTAGCTGATTATATGAAAGCCAACCATCCGGGCTATAATTTGCGTAAAATATACCTGGATATGTTTAAGCAAGAAAACAATGCGAGTGGGCAGGTATCATCGGAGGCCAGCGCCAGTATTGACCAAGGGCTAAATCAAGGCGCTTTACTGGTTAATTATACCGGCCATGGCAGCGAGACTACATTGGCGCAAGAAAAAATTGTGACTATTCCGCAGATAAACAACTGGCAGAATAAAGATAAACTAACCTTTCTGGTTACTGCCACTTGCGAATTTGGCCGGTACGATGATCCGGCCCGAGCCTCGGGCGCCGAACAAGCGCTTCTGAATGCTAACGGGGGAGCCATAGGTTTAATTTCTACTACCCGGCCGGTATATGCCGGAGGAAACCGCGTATTAAACAAAAACTTTTTTGAATATGCCTTTACCCCCATGAATGGCCAAATGCCCCGTTTAGGCGATGTACTCCGGTTAACTAAAAACAGCAGCCTTTCGCAAGTAAATAACCGAAACTTTGCTTTACTTTGCGATCCATCAATGCGGTTGGCCTACCCTGCCTTGCAAGTTAGTTTAGATAAAGTAAATAACCGGGTCGTTACTACCGGCATAGACACCTTAAAAGCTTTAAGCACCATTACCTTAACCGGCAGTATAAAAGACTTAAATAATACCGTAGCAACTAATTTTAACGGACGGGTACAAACTACCGTTTTTGAAAAAGAAACCCAGATAAACACTTTAGGCGACGAGAGCGCAAATGGGGTTAGCAACGTGCGGGCAGTACAAATCCGGGAAAACATTATTTACGATGGCATTGCCTCGGTGCGGGATGGTTTGTTTTCTGTAACGTTTATGGTACCTAAAGATATAGCCTATAATTTAGGTAAAGGCAAGATTAGCTTTTACGCCTATTCCGATTCAGGTGATGCTCACGGGGTATACACGGATGTTATAGTGGGCGGTGCCAGTTCCACGAGCCCACCAGACACAAAGCCGCCAACCATTCGCTTGTTCATGGACGATGAATCTTTTGTTTCGGGTGGCTTAACTGGTACCAATACAACCTTAATCGCTCATATTGCCGATGAAAGCGGCATAAACACCACCGGCGTTGGGATTGGCCACGAAATAACTGCCATTTTAGACAACAATAAAAGTAAACCAATTAGCCTGAATAACTATTATACTGCCGAAATAGATAATTACAAAGCTGGCCAGGTTCGTTATCCGTTCACCAATTTATCCGTAGGCGAGCATACCTTAACGGTTAAGGCCTGGGACAATTATAACAACTCCGCCGAAAGTGAAATTGAGTTGATTGTAGCCAGCTCAGAAAAGCTGGTATTGGATCAGGTTTTTAATTTTCCGAACCCAGTCCAGGACCAAACCACCTTTCAATTTAACCATAACCGGGCGGGTGAAGACTTAGATATAAAAATTAATATATTTAATAGCACTGGTAGCCTCATAAAAACAGTAACTGGCACCAGTTTTGCCAGTAAACCGCAATTAAAAGCTATATCTTGGAACGGTTTAAACGAAAATAACCAAGCTATAAGTAAAGGATTATATATTTATGTTCTCCACGTTCGTTCCAAACGTGATGGTTCAGAAGCATCCAAAACCCAAAAATTAATTTTGTTAAAGTAA
- a CDS encoding M16 family metallopeptidase: MLNRSVAPALQEITTVQLPAAEVATFSNGSRLHCLYNATQPILKFEIVLKAGKWYEPYNGISYLTAKMLLEGTQNYSARQIADIIAFYGASLESNQGFDRTSITLYTLTKHFNPLLDLFAEILHSPTIPEKEFDLLKIRTIQNVSVEKKKNSYLANQLFTRNIYGPNHPYTTGMDEVILNQVTLAEVKDFYKKHYNLSEAEIFICGDFDAANVAKVEQLFGGSLLAKEERPAKSYKATGSIKKDFLVKEDSLQSSIRVGSSWPAMNHPDYHKLALLNKILGGYFGSRLMKNIREDKGFTYGIYSTISAKEQHALLLIATDVNYLNSQQTLDEIYKEIALLKNEPVEASELETVQNYTLGKLANDLSTIFDQSEKYKNLILHQLPLTFYSDYITEVKSVTPEQLLSLANQYYVFDNIHEVVVGKPVEQ, encoded by the coding sequence ATGCTTAACCGATCTGTAGCACCTGCTCTGCAAGAAATAACCACCGTACAATTACCTGCTGCCGAAGTAGCTACTTTTTCGAATGGCAGTCGTTTACACTGCCTGTATAACGCTACGCAGCCTATTCTTAAATTTGAAATTGTTTTAAAAGCAGGCAAGTGGTACGAACCTTATAATGGCATTTCGTATTTAACGGCAAAAATGCTTTTAGAAGGTACCCAGAACTATTCGGCCAGGCAAATTGCTGATATTATTGCCTTTTATGGGGCATCCCTGGAAAGCAACCAAGGCTTTGATCGGACTAGCATTACGTTATACACGCTTACCAAGCATTTTAATCCGTTACTTGATCTGTTTGCCGAAATCCTGCATTCACCTACTATTCCGGAGAAAGAATTTGATTTATTAAAAATCCGGACAATCCAGAATGTAAGTGTAGAGAAGAAAAAAAATTCTTACTTAGCCAATCAGCTATTTACCCGCAACATTTACGGCCCTAATCATCCATACACCACCGGAATGGATGAAGTAATTTTAAATCAGGTTACTTTAGCTGAAGTAAAAGACTTTTACAAAAAACACTATAACCTCTCGGAAGCCGAAATTTTCATCTGCGGGGATTTTGATGCAGCCAACGTAGCTAAAGTAGAGCAACTATTTGGCGGTTCGTTATTAGCCAAAGAAGAACGGCCTGCTAAATCTTATAAGGCTACCGGAAGCATCAAAAAAGATTTTCTGGTTAAAGAAGATAGCTTGCAATCTTCTATCCGAGTTGGCAGTTCCTGGCCCGCCATGAATCATCCGGATTATCATAAACTGGCCTTGTTAAACAAAATCCTGGGGGGGTACTTTGGCTCCCGTTTAATGAAAAATATCCGCGAAGATAAAGGCTTTACCTACGGTATTTACTCTACTATTTCCGCGAAGGAGCAGCATGCGCTTTTATTAATAGCTACCGATGTTAACTACTTAAATTCTCAGCAAACTTTAGACGAAATTTACAAAGAAATAGCCCTGCTAAAGAATGAACCCGTGGAAGCATCAGAACTGGAAACGGTACAAAATTATACTTTAGGTAAACTGGCTAATGATCTCAGTACTATTTTCGATCAATCTGAAAAGTATAAGAACCTTATTCTGCATCAATTGCCATTAACCTTTTACTCCGATTATATCACTGAAGTAAAATCCGTTACTCCGGAACAATTACTTTCCCTGGCAAATCAATATTATGTATTCGATAACATTCATGAAGTAGTTGTTGGGAAACCGGTAGAGCAATAA